In a genomic window of Chrysemys picta bellii isolate R12L10 chromosome 1, ASM1138683v2, whole genome shotgun sequence:
- the LOC101939240 gene encoding tubulin alpha-3 chain isoform X1 produces MRECLSIHIGQAGVQMGNACWELYCLEHGIQPDGTIPSNKAAKPIEPETEQVDSSFETFFCETASGKHVPRAVFIDLEPTVIDEIRIGNYRALFHPEQLISGKEDAANNYARGHYTIGKEIIDTVLGRVRKMADQCSGLQGFLVFHSFGGGTGSGFTSLLMERLSVEYSKKSKLEFSVYPAPQVSTAVVEPYNSILTTHTTLEHSDCSFMVDNEAIYDICNRNLDIERPTYTNLNRLIGQIVSSVTASLRFNGALNVDLIEFQTNLVPYPRIHFPLTTYAPIISAEKAYHEQLSVPEITNSCFEFSNQMVKCDPRRGKYMACCLLYRGDVVPKDVNAAIAAIKTRRSIQFVDWCPTGFKVGINYQPPTVVPGGDLAKVQRAVCMLSNTTAIAEAWARLDHKFDLMYAKRAFVHWYVGEGMEEGEFSEAREDMAALEKDYEEVGRDSADGDEADEDEY; encoded by the exons ATG AGGGAGTGTCTTTCTATCCATATTGGCCAGGCTGGGGTCCAGATGGGCAATGCCTGTTGGGAGCTGTATTGTCTGGAACATGGAATCCAGCCAGATGGGACCATTCCCAGCAACAAGGCAGCTAAACCGATAGAGCCAGAGACTGAACAAGTGGATTCTTCTTTTGAGACCTTCTTCTGTGAGACTGCATCAGGAAAGCACGTGCCCAGGGCTGTGTTCATTGACCTGGAACCCACGGTCATTG atgagatcagaattgggAACTACCGTGCACTCTTCCATCCTGAGCAGCTCATTAGTGGCAAAGAGGATGCCGCCAACAACTACGCCCGGGGCCACTACACCATTGGGAAGGAAATCATTGATACAGTATTGGGTAGAGTCCGTAAAATG GCTGACCAGTGCAGTGGCCTTCAAGGGTTCCTGGTCTTCCACAGCTTCGGAGGAGGCACAGGCTCTGGATTCACGTCCCTCTTGATGGAGCGCCTGTCAGTAGAGTACAGCAAGAAGTCCAAGCTGGAGTTCTCGGTGTACCCTGCCCCACAGGTCTCCACTGCGGTGGTGGAACCCTACAATTCCATCCTGACCACCCACACCACGCTGGAGCACTCGGACTGTTCTTTCATGGTGGACAACGAGGCCATTTATGACATCTGCAACCGGAACCTTGATATTGAGCGTCCCACTTACACCAACTTGAACAGGCTGATAGGACAGATAGTGTCGTCTGTCACTGCTTCTCTGAGATTTAATGGTGCATTAAATGTTGATCTGATAGAATTCCAAACTAATCTGGTGCCCTATCCCCGCATACATTTCCCCCTCACTACCTATGCGCCCATAATTTCGGCAGAGAAAGCCTACCACGAGCAGCTCTCGGTGCCTGAAATCACCAATTCTTGCTTTGAGTTCTCCAACCAGATGGTGAAATGTGACCCTCGCCGAGGCAAATACATGGCTTGCTGCCTGCTGTACCGGGGGGATGTGGTGCCCAAGGATGTGAATGCAGCTATAGCCGCCATCAAAACCAGGAGGTCCATCCAGTTTGTGGACTGGTGCCCAACTGGGTTTAAGGTGGGCATCAATTACCAGCCCCCCACTGTGGTGCCGGGGGGAGACCTGGCTAAAGTGCAGCGGGCCGTCTGCATGCTGAGCAACACCACGGCTATTGCAGAAGCCTGGGCCCGTCTGGATCACAAGTTTGACCTGATGTACGCGAAACGGGCCTTTGTGCATTggtatgtgggggaggggatggaggagggggagttcTCTGAAGCCAGGGAGGACATGGCTGCTCTAGAGAAGGACTATGAGGAAGTTGGCAGGGACTCTGCCGATGGGGATGAGGCAGATGAAGATGAGTACTAA
- the LOC101939240 gene encoding tubulin alpha-3 chain isoform X2, giving the protein MGNACWELYCLEHGIQPDGTIPSNKAAKPIEPETEQVDSSFETFFCETASGKHVPRAVFIDLEPTVIDEIRIGNYRALFHPEQLISGKEDAANNYARGHYTIGKEIIDTVLGRVRKMADQCSGLQGFLVFHSFGGGTGSGFTSLLMERLSVEYSKKSKLEFSVYPAPQVSTAVVEPYNSILTTHTTLEHSDCSFMVDNEAIYDICNRNLDIERPTYTNLNRLIGQIVSSVTASLRFNGALNVDLIEFQTNLVPYPRIHFPLTTYAPIISAEKAYHEQLSVPEITNSCFEFSNQMVKCDPRRGKYMACCLLYRGDVVPKDVNAAIAAIKTRRSIQFVDWCPTGFKVGINYQPPTVVPGGDLAKVQRAVCMLSNTTAIAEAWARLDHKFDLMYAKRAFVHWYVGEGMEEGEFSEAREDMAALEKDYEEVGRDSADGDEADEDEY; this is encoded by the exons ATGGGCAATGCCTGTTGGGAGCTGTATTGTCTGGAACATGGAATCCAGCCAGATGGGACCATTCCCAGCAACAAGGCAGCTAAACCGATAGAGCCAGAGACTGAACAAGTGGATTCTTCTTTTGAGACCTTCTTCTGTGAGACTGCATCAGGAAAGCACGTGCCCAGGGCTGTGTTCATTGACCTGGAACCCACGGTCATTG atgagatcagaattgggAACTACCGTGCACTCTTCCATCCTGAGCAGCTCATTAGTGGCAAAGAGGATGCCGCCAACAACTACGCCCGGGGCCACTACACCATTGGGAAGGAAATCATTGATACAGTATTGGGTAGAGTCCGTAAAATG GCTGACCAGTGCAGTGGCCTTCAAGGGTTCCTGGTCTTCCACAGCTTCGGAGGAGGCACAGGCTCTGGATTCACGTCCCTCTTGATGGAGCGCCTGTCAGTAGAGTACAGCAAGAAGTCCAAGCTGGAGTTCTCGGTGTACCCTGCCCCACAGGTCTCCACTGCGGTGGTGGAACCCTACAATTCCATCCTGACCACCCACACCACGCTGGAGCACTCGGACTGTTCTTTCATGGTGGACAACGAGGCCATTTATGACATCTGCAACCGGAACCTTGATATTGAGCGTCCCACTTACACCAACTTGAACAGGCTGATAGGACAGATAGTGTCGTCTGTCACTGCTTCTCTGAGATTTAATGGTGCATTAAATGTTGATCTGATAGAATTCCAAACTAATCTGGTGCCCTATCCCCGCATACATTTCCCCCTCACTACCTATGCGCCCATAATTTCGGCAGAGAAAGCCTACCACGAGCAGCTCTCGGTGCCTGAAATCACCAATTCTTGCTTTGAGTTCTCCAACCAGATGGTGAAATGTGACCCTCGCCGAGGCAAATACATGGCTTGCTGCCTGCTGTACCGGGGGGATGTGGTGCCCAAGGATGTGAATGCAGCTATAGCCGCCATCAAAACCAGGAGGTCCATCCAGTTTGTGGACTGGTGCCCAACTGGGTTTAAGGTGGGCATCAATTACCAGCCCCCCACTGTGGTGCCGGGGGGAGACCTGGCTAAAGTGCAGCGGGCCGTCTGCATGCTGAGCAACACCACGGCTATTGCAGAAGCCTGGGCCCGTCTGGATCACAAGTTTGACCTGATGTACGCGAAACGGGCCTTTGTGCATTggtatgtgggggaggggatggaggagggggagttcTCTGAAGCCAGGGAGGACATGGCTGCTCTAGAGAAGGACTATGAGGAAGTTGGCAGGGACTCTGCCGATGGGGATGAGGCAGATGAAGATGAGTACTAA